One Arthrobacter sp. StoSoilB19 DNA window includes the following coding sequences:
- a CDS encoding bifunctional SulP family inorganic anion transporter/carbonic anhydrase, protein MEVRPSTIPAPSHSPPGGRGSRGRFTFRRPPFAAHLGADVPASLVVFLVALPLSLGIAAASGAPVMAGLIAAAVGGIVAGSLGGSPLQVSGPAAGLTVVVAGLVQEFGWQVTCAITAAAGAVQLLLGISRVGRAALAVSPVVVKAMLAGIGVTIILQQVHVLLGSRPAGSALENLAALPAAITNLELHAALLGLAVVAILLCWKFLPATVRRVPGPLAAVAAGTALAVAFAPGVERISLDGSIFDAIALPQLPDSNWRAFAFAILTMALIASIESLLSAVAVDKMQTGPRTNLNRELIGQGTANIVSGSLGGLPVTGVIVRSATNVEAGAASRTSAVLHGVWVLAFSALFAGLIQLIPLAVLAGLLVVIGARLIKVADIRTSLRTGDLTIYAVTLICVVFLNLLEGVMIGLALAAASVLWRVLRAPIQAHRPAAPPSPWRVTIAGSCSFFALPKLNGVLQSVPAGADVVVELNADYVDHSFREALLAWQLQHQAAGGTVNLEEHGNTVFRDAAHQAPRREEATELPLPPRKEPLLQGVNKYHRRFAHQVRPLVHDLTEGQNPDSLFVGCIDSRVNPNLITSSGPGDLLTLRNIGNVVCGNGQDASTDSALSFAVNGLGVQSVAICGHSNCGAMKALLAEAGGEDNSSLGPAFGQWLDHARPSYTELLEGHPVGRQAAAAGYARVDQLAMVNVAVQLAKLQDHPVTGPALVEGKVQATGLFYDIATAQVLQITATGIRNLDPAGGSGLRINAFAER, encoded by the coding sequence ATGGAAGTCCGTCCCTCCACAATTCCCGCCCCCAGCCACAGCCCGCCGGGAGGCCGGGGAAGCCGTGGCCGCTTCACCTTCCGCCGCCCGCCGTTTGCTGCCCATTTGGGCGCCGACGTACCCGCATCCCTGGTGGTGTTCCTCGTGGCCCTCCCGCTCTCGCTCGGCATCGCAGCCGCGTCGGGAGCCCCCGTCATGGCAGGCCTCATCGCTGCAGCCGTGGGCGGGATCGTGGCCGGAAGCCTGGGCGGCTCACCGCTGCAGGTGAGCGGACCCGCGGCCGGGCTGACCGTCGTCGTGGCCGGGCTGGTCCAGGAGTTCGGATGGCAGGTGACCTGCGCCATCACCGCGGCCGCGGGCGCCGTGCAGCTCCTGCTGGGCATCAGTCGCGTGGGCCGGGCCGCCCTGGCCGTCTCACCGGTGGTGGTCAAAGCCATGCTCGCCGGCATCGGTGTCACCATCATCCTGCAGCAGGTCCACGTGCTTCTCGGATCCCGGCCGGCAGGCTCGGCCCTCGAGAACCTTGCGGCACTGCCGGCAGCCATCACCAACCTGGAACTGCACGCGGCCCTGCTGGGACTGGCCGTCGTGGCAATCCTGCTGTGCTGGAAGTTCCTGCCCGCCACGGTCCGGCGTGTTCCGGGCCCCTTGGCCGCCGTCGCGGCAGGAACCGCACTGGCCGTGGCCTTTGCCCCCGGTGTTGAGCGCATCTCCCTTGATGGCTCCATTTTCGATGCCATCGCCCTGCCGCAGCTTCCGGACAGCAACTGGCGCGCGTTCGCTTTTGCCATCTTGACCATGGCCCTCATCGCCAGCATCGAGTCCCTCCTGTCGGCCGTGGCCGTGGACAAGATGCAGACCGGTCCGCGGACCAACCTGAACAGGGAGCTCATCGGGCAGGGCACCGCAAACATCGTTTCCGGGTCCCTGGGCGGCCTGCCCGTGACGGGCGTCATTGTCCGCAGCGCCACGAATGTGGAAGCGGGAGCGGCTTCCCGGACATCCGCAGTGCTGCACGGTGTCTGGGTTCTGGCTTTCTCTGCCCTCTTTGCCGGGTTGATCCAGCTGATCCCGCTGGCCGTCCTGGCCGGCCTGCTGGTGGTTATCGGCGCGCGGCTGATCAAGGTGGCGGACATCCGGACCAGCCTGCGCACGGGAGACCTCACCATTTACGCGGTTACCCTCATCTGCGTGGTGTTCCTGAACTTGTTGGAAGGAGTCATGATCGGCCTGGCCCTCGCCGCTGCCAGTGTGCTGTGGCGTGTTCTGCGGGCCCCCATCCAGGCGCACCGTCCCGCCGCACCGCCGTCGCCCTGGCGGGTGACCATCGCGGGATCATGCAGCTTCTTCGCGCTGCCAAAGCTCAACGGCGTCCTGCAGTCGGTGCCCGCCGGCGCGGACGTGGTGGTGGAGCTCAACGCCGACTATGTTGACCATTCCTTCCGGGAAGCCCTGTTGGCCTGGCAGCTCCAGCACCAGGCCGCCGGCGGCACGGTGAACCTTGAGGAGCACGGCAACACGGTGTTCCGGGACGCCGCCCACCAGGCTCCCCGGCGCGAGGAAGCCACCGAGTTGCCCCTTCCGCCAAGGAAGGAGCCGTTGTTGCAGGGCGTCAACAAATACCACCGCCGGTTTGCGCACCAGGTCCGTCCGCTGGTGCATGACCTGACGGAAGGACAGAACCCGGACAGCCTGTTCGTGGGCTGCATCGATTCGCGCGTCAATCCGAACCTGATCACCAGCAGCGGCCCGGGGGACCTGCTCACGCTGCGGAACATCGGCAACGTGGTGTGCGGCAATGGCCAGGACGCCTCAACGGATTCTGCCCTGTCCTTTGCCGTCAACGGCCTGGGAGTGCAGTCGGTCGCCATCTGCGGGCACTCCAACTGCGGCGCCATGAAGGCGCTGCTCGCAGAGGCCGGCGGCGAAGACAACAGTTCGCTTGGTCCGGCATTCGGACAGTGGCTGGACCACGCCCGGCCCAGCTACACGGAGCTGCTGGAAGGGCATCCGGTGGGCCGGCAGGCGGCGGCGGCGGGTTACGCCCGGGTGGACCAACTGGCGATGGTCAACGTGGCCGTGCAACTGGCCAAGCTGCAGGACCACCCGGTGACGGGCCCGGCGCTGGTGGAGGGAAAGGTGCAGGCAACGGGCCTCTTCTACGACATTGCCACCGCGCAGGTCCTGCAGATCACCGCCACGGGGATCCGGAACCTTGACCCGGCCGGCGGGTCCGGGCTTCGGATCAACGCCTTCGCTGAACGGTAA